GATGTCGCGGGATTTCGGATGGGACCGCGTCGCCGAGCGATACATCGACATCTATGTCCGCGCCATTGCGCTGGCGGCAGGGCGTGGCGGGTGAGTCTTCGGTTTGTCCTGACGCTTCATAGCCACCTCCCGTGGGTGCTCAATCACGGCCGGTGGCCGCACGGCAGCGACTGGATCTGCGAAGCGGCGCTCGATAGTTATCTCCCGCTTATCGCAATGCTGGAGCAGCTCGAAGCGGAACACGTCCCCGCGGCGCTCACCCTCGGCATCACACCGATTCTCGCTGCACAGTTCGCGGACCCGGCGTTCCGCGACGAGCTCGATCATTACTTCGCCCATCGACTCGAGACGATTGACGAAGCGCCGGCATCGCTGCGTTCGACCGGTGACGACGATCTCCTCCCGCTGGTGTCGTACTGGCGCGACCATACGCTCGGACTGCGCGCGATCTGGGAGCGGGTCGACAAGGACCTGATCGGTGAGTTCCGCCGTCACGCCAACGACGGACGGATTGAATTGATTTCGTCCGCAGCGACACACGGCTTTCTTCCGCTCCTCGGCCGTGATGAAAGCATCCGGCTGCAGCTGCTCGTGGGTCGCGCCGAACATGCCCGCCATTTCGGCGATCTTCCGCGCGGCTGCTGGGCGCCGGAATGTGCCTATCGCCCACGCGGCCCGTGGCGGCCGATCCCGGGTGCACCGTCAGCGACGATCCGCGGCGGCACTGAAGAACATCTTCGATACGCCGGATTCGGGTGGTTCTATATCGACGCGCATCTCGCCGATGCCGGTGAGAGCATCGATCAGTACGGCGGGGCGCCGCGGGCGCGACGCACCGAGCCAGCCACGCGCTCGCCGTACCGCGGCTACCAGGTTGGCGTCGCCCCGCGCGGTGGACGCCCGGTCTATGCGCTGGTCCGGGATCCGCGATCGACCGAGCAGGTCTGGAGCCGGCACGGCGGCTACCCCGGCGATGGACGG
This sequence is a window from Gemmatimonadales bacterium. Protein-coding genes within it:
- a CDS encoding 1,4-alpha-glucan branching protein domain-containing protein, with the protein product MSLRFVLTLHSHLPWVLNHGRWPHGSDWICEAALDSYLPLIAMLEQLEAEHVPAALTLGITPILAAQFADPAFRDELDHYFAHRLETIDEAPASLRSTGDDDLLPLVSYWRDHTLGLRAIWERVDKDLIGEFRRHANDGRIELISSAATHGFLPLLGRDESIRLQLLVGRAEHARHFGDLPRGCWAPECAYRPRGPWRPIPGAPSATIRGGTEEHLRYAGFGWFYIDAHLADAGESIDQYGGAPRARRTEPATRSPYRGYQVGVAPRGGRPVYALVRDPRSTEQVWSRHGGYPGDGRYLEFHKIRFPGGLKYWSVTDANADLGSKAPYQPDRAREAAAIHAAHFQEILDQLSAGAERGDDAIIAPFDTELFGHWWFEGINFLRYLFEDLTANRDTANGSSPSTSGAALRAAPPTTAVRLAEGSWGKDGDFSMWMNPETEWTWRRLWPLEDRFWNAVPSALQRWDARPILEQAARELLLAQSSDWQFIISTGAAGDYATKRFVEHCDALERLLPFVEHGDSDLGAGRQLAAELFAIDGPFAELGGAIAAASDVRTRA